Proteins encoded by one window of Nicotiana tabacum cultivar K326 chromosome 10, ASM71507v2, whole genome shotgun sequence:
- the LOC107773816 gene encoding putative UDP-N-acetylglucosamine--peptide N-acetylglucosaminyltransferase SPINDLY produces the protein MAWTEKDVENGKESDPLGNNGFLKGAQSSSGSKGSPGRISPIKKSFEGKDAITYADILRSRNKFVDALAIYESVLQKDSGSIESLIGKGICLQMQNMGRLAFESFAEAVKLDPQNACALTHCGVLYKDEGRLVEAAESYQKALKADPSYKPAAECLAIVLTDIGTSLKLAGNTQEGIQKYYEAIKIDSHYAPAYYNLGVVYSEMMQYDMALNCYEKAALERPMYAEAYCNMGVIYKNRGDLESAIACYERCLAVSPNFEIAKNNMAIALTDLGTKVKLEGDINQGVTYYKKALYYNWHYADAMYNLGVAYGEMLKFDMAIVFYELAFHFNPHCAEACNNLGVIYKDRDNLDKAVECYQMALSIKPNFSQSLNNLGVVYTVQGKMDAAASMIEKAIIANPTYAEAYNNLGVLYRDAGNISLAIEAYEQCLKIDPDSRNAGQNRLLAMNYINEGTDDKLYEAHRDWGRRFMKLYPQYTSWDNSKVPERPLVIGYVSPDYFTHSVSYFIEAPLVYHDYANYKVVVYSAVVKADAKTNRFRDKVLKKGGVWRDIYGIDEKKVSSMIREDKVDIMVELTGHTANNKLGTMACRPAPVQVTWIGYPNTTGLPTIDYRITDAMADPPNTKQKHVEELVRLPDSFLCYTPSPEAGPVSPAPALSNGFVTFGSFNNLAKITPKVLQVWAKILCAVPHSRLIVKCKPFCCDSVRQRFLSILEQLGLEPQRVDLLPLILLNHDHMQAYSLMDISLDTFPYAGTTTTCESLYMGVPCVTMGGSIHAHNVGVSLLKTVGLQNLVARNEDEYVESAIQLASDVTSLSNLRMSLRELMSKSPLCEGTQFTQNLESIYRSMWRRYCDGDVPSLRRIELLQQQQQTQTEPVVPEESPVKSVEKTTISASKDGSIKENGFTTMPPLVYNNSSTGEEKVQLNQNSNPGS, from the exons ATGGCGTGGACGGAAAAAGATGTTGAGAATGGGAAAGAAAGTGACCCACTTGGTAACAATGGTTTTCTGAAGGGAGCGCAATCTTCTTCTGGTTCCAAAGGTTCTCCTGGTAGAATAAGTCCTATAAAGAagagttttgaagggaaggatgCCATCACGTATGCAGATATTCTTCGCTCTAGGAACAAGTTTGTTGATGCACTTGCTATCTATGAGAGTGTGTTGCAGAAGGATAGTGGGAGTATTGAATCTCTGATTGGCAAAGGTATTTGTCTGCAGATGCAGAACATGGGGCGGCTTGCTTTTGAAAGTTTTGCTGAAGCTGTCAAGTTGGACCCACAAAATGCGTGTGCCCTCACTCATTgtggagttttgtacaaagatGAGGGTCGTCTGGTCGAGGCTGCTGAG TCCTATCAGAAAGCACTTAAAGCTGACCCCTCATATAAACCAGCAGCAGAATGCCTTGCAATTGTATTGACTGATATTGGGACCAGCCTGAAGCTTGCTGGTAACACTCAGGAGGGAATTCAGAAATACTATGAAGCTATCAAAATCGACTCACACTATGCG CCTGCTTATTATAACCTCGGCGTTGTATATTCTGAAATGATGCAATACGACATGGCCCTTAATTGCTATGAGAAGGCTGCACTAGAGCGGCCTATGTATGCTGAAGCTTATTGCAATATGGGCGTTATATACAAAAATCGTGGGGATTTGGAGTCTGCAATTGCTTGTTATGAGAG GTGTTTAGCTGTGTCGCCGAATTTTGAGATTGCAAAGAATAACATGGCAATTGCTCTGACTGATTTAGGCACAAAG GTTAAATTGGAGGGAGACATCAACCAAGGTGTGACATATTACAAGAAAGCTCTTTACTACAACTGGCACTATGCTGATGCAATGTATAATCTTGGTGTTGCCTATGGTGAAATGCTGAAATTTGACATG GCCATTGTGTTTTATGAACTTGCTTTCCACTTCAATCCACATTGTGCTGAAGCATGCAACAATTTGGGAGTGATATACAAGGACAGGGACAACCTTGATAAAGCAGTGGAGTGTTATCAG ATGGCTTTGTCAATCAAACCAAACTTTTCTCAGTCATTAAACAATCTCGGAGTAGTTTACACGGTTCAG GGTAAAATGGATGCTGCTGCTAGCATGATTGAGAAAGCTATCATTGCAAACCCAACATATGCAGAGGCATATAATAATTTAG GAGTTCTATACAGGGATGCAGGAAATATATCTCTAGCCATTGAAGCATATGAGCAGTGCCTCAAGATAGATCCTGATTCCCGAAATGCAGGCCAG AATCGGTTACTTGCCATGAACTACATAAATGAAGGAACTGATGACAAGTTATATGAGGCTCACAG AGACTGGGGTCGACGTTTTATGAAATTATATCCTCAGTACACTTCATGGGACAACTCAAAAGTCCCGGAAAGGCCACTTGTGATTGGATATGTGTCTCCTGATTATTTTACTCACTCTGTCTCATACTTCATCGAAGCACCACTTGTCTATCACGACTACGCAAACTACAAGGTGGTGGTTTATTCAGCTGTTGTAAAG GCAGATGCAAAAACAAACAGGTTTAGGGACAAAGTCTTGAAAAAAGGTGGTGTCTGGAGGGATATCTACGGGATTGATGAGAAAAAGGTCTCCAGCATGATTAGAGAAGATAAAGTTGATATTATGGTTGAACTTACAGGTCACACTGCAAATAATAAACTGGGAACGATGGCTTGCCGACCTGCGCCTGTACAG GTGACTTGGATTGGATACCCTAACACAACTGGTTTGCCCACAATTGACTATAGAATCACTGATGCTATGGCTGACCCTCCTAACACAAAACAGAA ACACGTGGAAGAGTTAGTTCGATTGCCGGATAGCTTTCTTTGTTATACACCTTCTCCTGAAGCTGGGCCAGTGTCTCCAGCACCTGCTTTATCCAATGGCTTTGTTACATTTGGTAGCTTCAACAATCTTGCCAAG ATAACACCTAAAGTGCTGCAAGTCTGGGCAAAAATTCTTTGTGCAGTTCCGCATTCTCGGCTAATTGTTAAGTGCAAGCCTTTCTGTTGCGATAGTGTGAGGCAGAGATTTCTTTCTATTCTAGAGCAGTTGGGATTGGAGCCACAGAGAGTTGATCTTTTGCCATTAATCCTTCTAAATCATGATCATATGCAAGCATATTCCCTCATGGATATTAG CTTGGATACTTTTCCTTATGCTGGAACAACCACCACATGTGAATCACTATACATGGGAGTTCCTTGTGTCACTATGGGAGGTTCCATACACGCTCATAATGTTGGTGTGAGTCTTCTTAAGACAGTTG GGTTACAGAACCTTGTGGCGAGGAATGAAGACGAGTATGTTGAGTCGGCTATACAGTTGGCTTCAGATGTTACATCTCTGTCGAACTTGAGAATGAGTCTTCGAGAACTCATGTCAAAATCACCACTTTGTGAGGGGACACAGTTCACCCAAAATCTTGAGTCAATATACAGGAGTATGTGGCGCAGGTACTGTGATGGAGATGTGCCATCTTTGAGGCGCATTGAATTATtacaacagcagcagcagacacAAACAGAGCCGGTGGTTCCCGAAGAGTCACCTGTGAAGTCAGTGGAAAAAACCACGATTTCTGCTTCAAAAGACGGGTCAATTAAAGAGAATGGGTTCACTACAATGCCACCTTTGGTATATAATAACTCCTCTACTGGTGAAGAAAAGGTGCAGTTAAATCAAAATAGTAATCCTGGTAGCTGA